One region of Oryzias latipes chromosome 6, ASM223467v1 genomic DNA includes:
- the mansc4 gene encoding MANSC domain-containing protein 4 isoform X1: MNVAWGLLAALSLLSGSESWCSPTTYYQNCWIRRFPGIFIDLEESQRRGARLLNLYQEETALKCSRTCCLTQNFSCNLAAFQYETSPERQNCFHLHCPTLESCILTHRGNVVLYNITKGADPDLLVFGKYFSSNVRVLPHHYSRINASDALPSDKRQFIRPAPAVPPLTSAATVKPPASTGAHATAAEEKVTAVPSAASMEKIPATLGRYAQTVTPASPCLSNTVTSRRQPETSPGFPTATTQAPTFYHSTLTPPQVTSSPSTAFILTTSSQDDNDTAGSLERNHTAGSEEGQGGEDEDTEFGPGWRMAAHTLLVAVVICVTVLLSCCCSILLLVSWRGQKKRMGRYRTSWRGKKGSMRLIKYVLVRESC, encoded by the exons ATGAACGTCGCATGGGGCCTGCTGGCCGCCTTGAGTCTGCTGAGCGGCTCGGAGTCCTGGTGCTCCCCCACCACCTACTACCAGAACTGCTGGATCCGGAGGTTCCCCGGGATCTTCATCGACCTGGAGGAGTcccagaggagaggagcgcggcTCCTCAACCTCTACCAGGAGGAGACGGCGCTGAAATGCAGCCGCACCTGCTGCCTGACGCAGAATT TTTCCTGCAACCTGGCCGCGTTCCAGTACGAAACCAGTCCAGAAAGGCAGAACTGCTTCCATCTGCACTGTCCCACACTGGAGAGCTGCATCCTGACCCACAGAGGCAACGTTGTCCTCTATAACATCACAAAGG GTGCAGATCCTGATCTGCTGGTGTTTGGAAAATACTTCTCGTCAAACGTCCGTGTGTTACCCCATCACTACAGCCGGATCAACGCCTCGGATGCCCTGCCTTCAGACAAACGCCAGTTCATTCGCCCTGCTCCTGCAGTGCCGCCGCTGACGTCTGCAGCCACGGTTAAGCCGCCGGCCTCAACAGGAGCGCACGCCACCGCGGCCGAAGAAAAGGTCACAGCGGTCCCTTCAGCTGCCTCCATGGAAAAGATTCCAGCCACCTTAGGAAGGTACGCTCAAACCGTCACACCCGCTTCCCCCTGTTTGTCAAACACGGTAACGTCCAGACGCCAGCCAGAGACGTCTCCAGGCTTCCCCACAGCAACTACTCAAGCTCCCACTTTCTACCACTCCACCCTCACGCCCCCCCAGGTGACCAGCAGCCCCTCAACTGCTTTCATTCTCACGACTAGCTCTCAGGATGACAATGACACGGCGGGCAGCCTGGAGAGGAACCACACTGCAGGCAGTGAGGAAGGTCAGGGAGGAGAGGACGAGGACACGGAGTTTGGACCTGGATGGCGCATGGCCGCTCACACGTTGCTGGTTGCAGTGGTCATCTGTGTCACGGTgctgctgagctgctgctgctccattCTACTGCTGGTGAGCTGGAGAGGTCAGAAGAAGAGGATGGGCCGCTACCGCACATCATGGAGAGGGAAGAAAGGCTCCATGCGCCTCATCAAGTATGTGCTGGTCCGAGAGAGCTGCTGA
- the mansc4 gene encoding MANSC domain-containing protein 4 isoform X3 codes for MNVAWGLLAALSLLSGSESWCSPTTYYQNCWIRRFPGIFIDLEESQRRGARLLNLYQEETALKCSRTCCLTQNFSCNLAAFQYETSPERQNCFHLHCPTLESCILTHRGNVVLYNITKGADPDLLVFGKYFSSNVRVLPHHYSRINASDALPSDKRQFIRPAPAVPPLTSAATVKPPASTGAHATAAEEKVTAVPSAASMEKIPATLGSLVPLPTACSTNTVSSIVRPKGHWTVFRFLTQVPKHLRRGRPEGRSYTTRADARAGAKT; via the exons ATGAACGTCGCATGGGGCCTGCTGGCCGCCTTGAGTCTGCTGAGCGGCTCGGAGTCCTGGTGCTCCCCCACCACCTACTACCAGAACTGCTGGATCCGGAGGTTCCCCGGGATCTTCATCGACCTGGAGGAGTcccagaggagaggagcgcggcTCCTCAACCTCTACCAGGAGGAGACGGCGCTGAAATGCAGCCGCACCTGCTGCCTGACGCAGAATT TTTCCTGCAACCTGGCCGCGTTCCAGTACGAAACCAGTCCAGAAAGGCAGAACTGCTTCCATCTGCACTGTCCCACACTGGAGAGCTGCATCCTGACCCACAGAGGCAACGTTGTCCTCTATAACATCACAAAGG GTGCAGATCCTGATCTGCTGGTGTTTGGAAAATACTTCTCGTCAAACGTCCGTGTGTTACCCCATCACTACAGCCGGATCAACGCCTCGGATGCCCTGCCTTCAGACAAACGCCAGTTCATTCGCCCTGCTCCTGCAGTGCCGCCGCTGACGTCTGCAGCCACGGTTAAGCCGCCGGCCTCAACAGGAGCGCACGCCACCGCGGCCGAAGAAAAGGTCACAGCGGTCCCTTCAGCTGCCTCCATGGAAAAGATTCCAGCCACCTTAGGAAG CCTGGTCCCTCTCCCAACAGCCTGCTCGACAAACACTGTGTCTTCTATTGTGCGTCCTAAAGGCCACTGGACAGTGTTCCGTTTCCTGACTCAAGTCCCCAAACATCTTCGCCGTGGTCGTCCTGAAGGCAGAAGTTACACAACGAGGGCAGACGCTCGTGCTGGAGCGAAGACCTGA
- the mansc4 gene encoding MANSC domain-containing protein 4 isoform X2, which translates to MNVAWGLLAALSLLSGSESWCSPTTYYQNCWIRRFPGIFIDLEESQRRGARLLNLYQEETALKCSRTCCLTQNFSCNLAAFQYETSPERQNCFHLHCPTLESCILTHRGNVVLYNITKGADPDLLVFGKYFSSNVRVLPHHYSRINASDALPSDKRQFIRPAPAVPPLTSAATVKPPASTGAHATAAEEKVTAVPSAASMEKIPATLGSSQDDNDTAGSLERNHTAGSEEGQGGEDEDTEFGPGWRMAAHTLLVAVVICVTVLLSCCCSILLLVSWRGQKKRMGRYRTSWRGKKGSMRLIKYVLVRESC; encoded by the exons ATGAACGTCGCATGGGGCCTGCTGGCCGCCTTGAGTCTGCTGAGCGGCTCGGAGTCCTGGTGCTCCCCCACCACCTACTACCAGAACTGCTGGATCCGGAGGTTCCCCGGGATCTTCATCGACCTGGAGGAGTcccagaggagaggagcgcggcTCCTCAACCTCTACCAGGAGGAGACGGCGCTGAAATGCAGCCGCACCTGCTGCCTGACGCAGAATT TTTCCTGCAACCTGGCCGCGTTCCAGTACGAAACCAGTCCAGAAAGGCAGAACTGCTTCCATCTGCACTGTCCCACACTGGAGAGCTGCATCCTGACCCACAGAGGCAACGTTGTCCTCTATAACATCACAAAGG GTGCAGATCCTGATCTGCTGGTGTTTGGAAAATACTTCTCGTCAAACGTCCGTGTGTTACCCCATCACTACAGCCGGATCAACGCCTCGGATGCCCTGCCTTCAGACAAACGCCAGTTCATTCGCCCTGCTCCTGCAGTGCCGCCGCTGACGTCTGCAGCCACGGTTAAGCCGCCGGCCTCAACAGGAGCGCACGCCACCGCGGCCGAAGAAAAGGTCACAGCGGTCCCTTCAGCTGCCTCCATGGAAAAGATTCCAGCCACCTTAGGAAG CTCTCAGGATGACAATGACACGGCGGGCAGCCTGGAGAGGAACCACACTGCAGGCAGTGAGGAAGGTCAGGGAGGAGAGGACGAGGACACGGAGTTTGGACCTGGATGGCGCATGGCCGCTCACACGTTGCTGGTTGCAGTGGTCATCTGTGTCACGGTgctgctgagctgctgctgctccattCTACTGCTGGTGAGCTGGAGAGGTCAGAAGAAGAGGATGGGCCGCTACCGCACATCATGGAGAGGGAAGAAAGGCTCCATGCGCCTCATCAAGTATGTGCTGGTCCGAGAGAGCTGCTGA